The proteins below come from a single Alosa sapidissima isolate fAloSap1 chromosome 23, fAloSap1.pri, whole genome shotgun sequence genomic window:
- the f10 gene encoding coagulation factor X, translating into MIQDRTQVFFRGLTMLLVFLTFSFFLLLHQTSADVFLQSRHANQVLKRWKRANSPFEEFRQGNMERECVEESCNWEEAREIFENNEKTDEFWNVYFDGDACTSQPCINNGQCKDGIGKYNCFCPQGFHGYNCEFAIPQLCENNNGGCDHFCHVIDEKIGCSCAQGYELALNGKNCHSDDPFKCGVVHPMKKTRTIFFYIPDNDNTTQSTNSTTTTTTQHHNTATETVESIADSTISPDSEYSMVDVNEDDFLPESAGTTRVVGGQECPPGECPWQALLMDEEGTGFCGGTILNEYFILSAAHCMNQSKVTTIVLGEFNTNKAEGREATHAVELYITHTNYVPETYHNDIALIKLKTPIKFTKYILPACLPDRDFAERVLMHQPDGMISGFGRVSERGPQATLLQKLTVPYVDRATCMESSSFKISKHMFCAGFDKESKDACQGDSGGPHVTRYKDTWFVTGVVSWGEGCAREGKYGVYTQVSKYIRWLNQLMSRIMNLKKRRKRDALYNVTYV; encoded by the exons ATGATCCAGGACAGAACTCAAGTGTTTTTTAGAGGACTGACCATGTTACTGGTCTTTTTGACCTTTTCCTTCTTTCTGCTGCTCCACCAGACTTCTGCAGATG TTTTCCTCCAGAGTCGGCATGCCAATCAGGTCCTTAAACGATGGAAGCGAGCCAACAGCCCATTTGAGGAATTCCGGCAGGGCAATATGGAGCGGGAATGTGTTGAGGAGTCTTGTAACTGGGAAGAGGCCAGAGAAATATTTGAGAATAATGAGAAAACG GATGAGTTCTGGAATGTGTATTTTG ATGGAGATGCTTGTACGTCCCAGCCATGTATAAATAACGGCCAGTGTAAAGACGGAATCGGGAAATACAATTGTTTCTGCCCACAAGGATTTCACGGTTACAACTGTGAATTTG CCATCCCTCAGCTGTGTGAGAATAACAACGGTGGCTGTGACCACTTCTGTCACGTCATAGACGAGAAAATTGGATGCTCATGCGCACAGGGCTACGAGCTGGCTTTAAATGGCAAAAACTGCCATTCTGACG ATCCTTTTAAATGTGGTGTTGTCCATCCAATGAAGAAGACAAGGACAATCTTTTTTTACATCCCAGATAATGACAACACCACACAGAGCACAAattctacaacaacaacaacaacacaacatcaCAACACGGCCACAGAGACAGTAGAAAGCATTGCTGATAGTACCATCAGTCCTGACAGCGAATATAGCATGGTTGATGTGAACGAGGATGACTTCCTTCCTGAATCCGCTGGGACAACACGGGTTGTTGGAGGACAAGAGTGTCCTCCAGGGGAGTGTCCCTGGCAG GCTCTTCTAATGGATGAAGAAGGGACAGGCTTCTGTGGAGGAACCATCCTGAATGAGTATTTCATCCTCTCTGCAGCCCATTGTATGAACCAGTCCAAAGTCACAACAATAGTTCTTG GTGAGTTCAACACCAACAAGGCAGAAGGCAGGGAAGCCACACATGCGGTGGAGctctacatcacacacactaactacgTCCCTGAGACCTACCACAACGACATTGCTCTCATCAAACTGAAAACACCTATAAAGTTCACCAAGTACATTTTACCCGCTTGTCTACCAGACCGTGATTTTGCAGAGCGAGTGTTGATGCATCAACCGGATGGCATGATAAGTGGCTTTGGGCGCGTTAGTGAGCGCGGCCCACAGGCCACTCTACTGCAGAAGCTGACAGTGCCCTATGTGGACCGTGCAACTTGCATGGAGTCCAGCTCTTTTAAAATTTCCAAGCACATGTTCTGTGCTGGATTTGACAAGGAAAGCAAGGACGCCTGCCAGGGTGACAGTGGCGGACCTCACGTAACACGGTACAAGGACACCTGGTTTGTGACAGGTGTAGTGAGCTGGGGAGAGGGTTGTGCTCGTGAGGGAAAGTATGGAGTGTACACACAGGTGTCAAAGTACATCAGGTGGTTGAACCAGCTGATGAGCCGCATAATGAACTTAAAgaaaaggaggaaaagagatGCATTGTACAATGTCACATACGTCTGA